Proteins from one Burkholderia oklahomensis C6786 genomic window:
- a CDS encoding helix-turn-helix domain-containing protein — translation MANLDIAEVAQQSGVPASTLRFYEEKGLIASTGRRGLRRVFDARVLERLALIALGRAAGFSLDEIAAMFDAQGRPSIDRKMLAAKADELDGTIRKLISMRDGLRHAAACSAPSHMECPKFRRILRAASGARKTKKAPLPPRG, via the coding sequence GTGGCAAACCTGGATATCGCCGAGGTCGCGCAACAGTCCGGCGTGCCCGCGTCGACGCTGCGGTTCTACGAGGAAAAGGGGCTGATCGCATCGACCGGCAGGCGAGGGCTGCGCCGGGTGTTCGACGCCCGCGTGCTCGAACGGCTCGCGCTGATCGCGCTCGGGCGCGCCGCCGGCTTCTCGCTCGACGAGATCGCAGCGATGTTCGACGCGCAAGGGCGGCCGAGCATCGACCGGAAAATGCTCGCGGCGAAGGCGGACGAGCTCGACGGGACGATCCGCAAGCTGATCTCGATGCGCGACGGCTTGCGGCACGCGGCCGCGTGCAGCGCGCCGAGCCACATGGAATGCCCGAAGTTCCGCCGTATCCTGAGGGCCGCGTCCGGCGCGCGCAAGACGAAGAAGGCGCCGCTGCCGCCGCGCGGCTAG
- the fliR gene encoding flagellar biosynthetic protein FliR, protein MFSVTYAQLNGWLTAFLWPFVRMLALVATAPVTGHRATPVRVKIGLAGFMALVVAPTLGPMPVVTVFSAQGVWIIVNQFLIGAALGFTMQIVFAAIEAAGDIIGLSMGLGFATFFDPHASGATPVMGRFLNAIAILAFLAFDGHLQVFAALVDSFRLVPISAGLLRAPGWQTIVAFGAAIFEMGLLLALPVVAALLIANLALGILNRAAPQIGIFQVGFPVTMLVGLLLVQLMAPNLVPFVGRLFDTGVDLVGRVAAGLH, encoded by the coding sequence ATGTTCTCCGTCACCTACGCGCAACTGAACGGCTGGCTCACCGCGTTTCTGTGGCCGTTCGTGCGGATGCTCGCGCTCGTCGCGACCGCGCCGGTGACGGGCCACCGCGCGACGCCCGTGCGCGTGAAGATCGGGCTCGCGGGCTTCATGGCGCTCGTCGTCGCGCCGACGCTCGGACCGATGCCCGTCGTCACCGTGTTCTCCGCGCAGGGCGTGTGGATCATCGTCAATCAGTTCCTGATCGGCGCGGCGCTCGGCTTCACGATGCAGATCGTGTTCGCCGCGATCGAGGCGGCGGGCGACATCATCGGCCTGTCGATGGGGCTCGGCTTCGCGACCTTCTTCGATCCGCACGCGAGCGGCGCGACGCCCGTGATGGGCCGCTTCCTGAACGCGATCGCGATCCTCGCGTTTCTCGCGTTCGACGGGCATCTGCAGGTGTTCGCCGCGCTCGTCGATTCGTTCAGGCTCGTGCCGATCTCGGCCGGCCTGCTGCGCGCGCCCGGCTGGCAGACGATCGTTGCGTTCGGCGCGGCGATTTTCGAGATGGGGCTTCTGCTCGCGCTGCCCGTCGTCGCCGCGCTGTTGATCGCGAACCTCGCGCTCGGGATCCTGAACCGCGCCGCGCCGCAGATCGGGATCTTCCAGGTCGGCTTTCCGGTGACGATGCTGGTCGGCCTGCTGCTTGTCCAGTTGATGGCGCCGAACCTGGTTCCGTTCGTCGGGCGGCTCTTCGATACCGGCGTCGATCTCGTCGGGCGCGTCGCGGCCGGGTTGCATTGA
- the fliQ gene encoding flagellar biosynthesis protein FliQ, with the protein MTPENVMTLAHQAMYIGLLLAAPLLLVALAVGLVVSLFQAATQINEATLSFIPKLLAVAATMVIAGPWMLSTMTDYLREILLRVATLGAG; encoded by the coding sequence ATGACCCCCGAAAACGTGATGACGCTCGCGCATCAGGCGATGTACATCGGCCTGTTGCTCGCCGCGCCCCTTCTGCTCGTCGCGCTCGCGGTCGGCCTCGTCGTGAGCCTGTTCCAGGCGGCGACGCAGATCAACGAGGCGACGCTGTCGTTCATCCCGAAGCTGCTCGCGGTTGCCGCGACGATGGTGATCGCCGGTCCGTGGATGCTGTCGACGATGACCGACTACCTGCGCGAGATCCTGCTGCGCGTCGCGACGCTCGGCGCGGGCTGA
- the fliP gene encoding flagellar type III secretion system pore protein FliP (The bacterial flagellar biogenesis protein FliP forms a type III secretion system (T3SS)-type pore required for flagellar assembly.) translates to MKTILLRGAVRWLPALAIGLAPALACAQAAGLPALNSAPGPNGGTTYSLSVQTMLLLTMLSFLPAMLLMMTSFTRIIIVLSLLRQALGTASTPPNQVLVGLALFLTLFVMSPVLDKAYADAYKPFSEGTLQMDQAVQRGTAPFKGFMLKQTRETDLALFAKISKAAPMQGPEDVPLSLLVPAFVTSELKTGFQIGFTIFIPFLIIDMVVASVLMSMGMMMVSPATVSLPFKLMLFVLVDGWQLLIGSLAQSFT, encoded by the coding sequence ATGAAGACCATCCTGTTGCGCGGCGCCGTGCGCTGGCTGCCCGCGCTCGCCATCGGCCTCGCGCCGGCGCTCGCCTGCGCGCAGGCGGCCGGTTTGCCGGCATTGAACTCGGCGCCCGGCCCGAACGGCGGCACGACCTACTCGCTGAGCGTGCAGACGATGCTGCTGCTCACGATGCTGTCGTTCCTGCCGGCGATGCTGCTGATGATGACGAGCTTCACGCGGATCATCATCGTGCTGTCGCTGCTGCGGCAGGCGCTCGGCACCGCGTCGACGCCGCCGAACCAGGTGCTCGTCGGCCTCGCGCTGTTCCTCACGCTGTTCGTGATGTCGCCCGTGCTCGACAAGGCTTACGCCGACGCGTACAAGCCGTTTTCCGAAGGCACGCTGCAGATGGACCAGGCGGTCCAGCGCGGCACCGCGCCGTTCAAGGGGTTCATGCTGAAGCAGACGCGCGAGACCGATCTCGCGCTGTTCGCGAAGATCTCGAAGGCGGCGCCGATGCAGGGGCCGGAGGACGTGCCGCTGTCGCTCCTCGTGCCCGCGTTCGTCACGAGCGAGCTGAAGACGGGCTTCCAGATCGGCTTCACGATCTTCATCCCGTTCCTCATCATCGACATGGTCGTCGCGAGCGTGCTGATGTCGATGGGGATGATGATGGTGTCGCCCGCGACGGTGTCGCTGCCGTTCAAGCTGATGCTGTTCGTGCTCGTCGACGGCTGGCAGCTCCTGATCGGCTCGCTCGCGCAGAGCTTCACCTAG
- the fliO gene encoding flagellar biosynthetic protein FliO — protein sequence MKPRVAPLVSTRRPAVRVARPLAGLAAFASGAAALPASAADMNAVNHAASIASGVVVGSAAPSLGVGAVLQTLVGLAIVIGLVFGCAWLARRFGFQPSRRGGALKVVASVAVGGKESATVVEIGDTWLVLGVAPGNVRLLHTLPAGSAGVIGAPGGVSAGGGMPGAPDGTPRSGAFGQYPTGTSFGARFRDAMLGEAAKRLKRDGGKDR from the coding sequence ATGAAACCGCGCGTCGCGCCGCTCGTTTCGACGCGCCGGCCGGCCGTGCGCGTCGCGCGCCCGCTCGCCGGGCTCGCCGCGTTCGCGAGCGGCGCGGCGGCGCTGCCCGCATCGGCCGCCGACATGAACGCGGTGAATCACGCGGCGTCGATCGCGTCGGGCGTCGTCGTCGGTTCGGCCGCGCCGTCGCTCGGCGTCGGCGCGGTGCTGCAGACGCTCGTCGGGCTCGCGATCGTGATCGGCCTCGTGTTCGGCTGCGCCTGGCTCGCGCGGCGCTTCGGCTTCCAGCCGTCTCGTCGCGGCGGCGCGCTGAAGGTCGTCGCGAGCGTCGCGGTCGGCGGCAAGGAAAGCGCGACCGTCGTCGAGATCGGCGATACGTGGCTCGTGCTCGGCGTCGCGCCCGGCAACGTGCGCCTGCTGCACACGCTGCCCGCCGGCTCGGCGGGGGTGATCGGCGCGCCCGGCGGCGTGTCCGCGGGCGGCGGGATGCCCGGCGCGCCGGACGGCACGCCGCGCTCCGGCGCGTTCGGCCAGTACCCCACGGGCACGTCCTTCGGGGCGCGCTTTCGCGACGCGATGCTCGGCGAAGCCGCGAAGCGCCTCAAGCGCGACGGCGGCAAGGATCGCTGA
- the fliN gene encoding flagellar motor switch protein FliN: MTELNSTPETDGVDEQAFADAAMSAAAAGKASADAPQEDAGMDDWAAALAEQNQLPIEPGATGAGVFRPLSKAAAASTHNDIDLILDIPVKMTVELGRTKIAIRNLLQLAQGSVVELDGLAGEPMDVLVNGCLIAQGEVVVVNDKFGIRLTDIITPSERIRKLNR, encoded by the coding sequence ATGACTGAGTTGAATTCGACCCCCGAGACCGACGGCGTCGACGAACAGGCGTTCGCGGACGCCGCGATGAGCGCCGCCGCGGCCGGCAAGGCGTCCGCCGACGCGCCGCAGGAAGACGCCGGCATGGACGACTGGGCGGCCGCGCTCGCGGAGCAGAACCAGTTGCCGATCGAGCCGGGCGCGACAGGCGCAGGCGTGTTCCGGCCGCTGTCGAAGGCCGCGGCGGCGTCGACGCACAACGACATCGACCTGATTCTCGACATCCCGGTCAAGATGACGGTCGAGCTCGGCCGCACGAAGATCGCGATCCGCAACCTGCTGCAGCTCGCGCAGGGCTCGGTCGTCGAGCTCGACGGGCTCGCCGGCGAGCCGATGGACGTGCTCGTCAACGGCTGCCTGATCGCGCAGGGCGAAGTGGTCGTCGTCAACGACAAGTTCGGCATCCGGCTCACCGACATCATCACGCCGTCCGAACGCATCCGGAAGCTGAACCGATGA
- the fliM gene encoding flagellar motor switch protein FliM gives MGHEEFMSQEEVDALLKGVTGEDDSADEPAEASGVRPYNIATQERIVRGRMPGLEIINDRFARLLRIGIFNFMRRTAEISVSQVKVQKYSEFTRNLPIPTNLNLVHVKPLRGTSLFVFDPNLVFFVVDNLFGGDGRFHTRVEGRDFTATEQRIIGKLLNLVFEHYSVAWKSVRPLQFEFVRSEMHTQFANVATPNEIVIVTQFSIEFGPTGGTLHICMPYSMIEPIRDVLSSPIQGEALEVDRRWVRVLSQQVQSAEVELVADLAEIPTTFEKILNLRAGDVLPLDIAETLTAKVDGVPVMECGYGIFNGQYALRVQKMVSASDTMKEGGYD, from the coding sequence ATGGGCCACGAAGAATTCATGTCCCAGGAGGAGGTCGATGCACTCCTCAAGGGCGTCACGGGCGAAGACGACTCGGCCGACGAACCGGCCGAAGCGTCCGGCGTTCGCCCGTACAACATCGCGACGCAGGAGCGGATCGTCCGCGGCCGGATGCCCGGCCTCGAGATCATCAACGATCGTTTCGCGCGTCTGTTGCGGATCGGCATCTTCAACTTCATGCGGCGCACGGCGGAAATCTCCGTGAGCCAGGTGAAGGTGCAGAAGTACAGCGAGTTCACCCGCAACCTGCCGATCCCGACCAATCTGAACCTCGTGCACGTGAAGCCGCTGCGCGGCACGTCGCTGTTCGTGTTCGATCCGAACCTCGTGTTCTTCGTCGTCGACAACCTGTTCGGCGGCGACGGACGCTTCCACACGCGCGTCGAGGGCCGCGACTTCACGGCGACCGAGCAGCGGATCATCGGCAAGCTGCTCAACCTCGTGTTCGAGCACTACTCGGTCGCGTGGAAGAGCGTGCGGCCGCTGCAGTTCGAGTTCGTGCGCTCGGAGATGCACACGCAGTTCGCGAACGTCGCGACGCCGAACGAGATCGTGATCGTCACGCAGTTCTCGATCGAGTTCGGCCCGACGGGCGGCACGCTGCACATCTGCATGCCGTACTCGATGATCGAGCCGATCCGCGACGTGCTCAGCTCGCCGATCCAGGGCGAGGCGCTCGAGGTGGATCGCCGCTGGGTGCGCGTGCTGTCGCAGCAGGTGCAGTCGGCCGAGGTGGAATTGGTCGCGGATCTTGCCGAGATCCCGACGACGTTCGAGAAGATTCTCAACCTGCGCGCCGGCGACGTGCTGCCGCTCGACATCGCGGAGACGCTCACCGCGAAGGTCGACGGCGTGCCGGTGATGGAGTGCGGATACGGCATTTTCAATGGTCAGTACGCGTTGCGCGTGCAGAAGATGGTCAGCGCAAGCGACACGATGAAGGAAGGTGGATATGACTGA
- the fliL gene encoding flagellar basal body-associated protein FliL, with product MATTTANPTVDKPAPSGKLKRLVLILLIGLVAAAAAAGGTYFVLAKEGVRGAAPSAPAPLAVPVFFALEPLTVNLQSDDGIQHYLRVGLSLKLTDAKAQEYLTQHMPELRSRILLALSNKHPEQLATLEGKRALADELKTLIEQPTQPGNRSARIDDVLFTEFVVQ from the coding sequence ATGGCTACCACGACCGCAAACCCGACCGTCGACAAACCGGCCCCGTCCGGCAAGCTCAAGCGCCTCGTCCTGATCCTGCTGATCGGGCTCGTCGCCGCCGCCGCCGCCGCGGGCGGCACGTATTTCGTGCTGGCGAAGGAAGGCGTGCGCGGCGCGGCGCCGAGCGCGCCCGCGCCGCTCGCGGTGCCCGTCTTCTTCGCGCTCGAGCCGCTCACCGTGAACCTGCAGTCGGACGACGGCATCCAGCACTACCTGCGCGTCGGTCTGTCGCTGAAGCTCACCGATGCGAAGGCGCAGGAATACCTGACCCAGCACATGCCGGAGCTGCGCAGCCGGATCCTGCTCGCGCTGTCGAACAAGCACCCCGAGCAGCTCGCGACGCTCGAAGGCAAGCGCGCGCTCGCCGACGAGCTGAAGACGCTGATCGAGCAGCCGACCCAGCCCGGCAATCGGAGCGCGCGCATCGACGACGTGCTGTTTACCGAGTTCGTCGTTCAATAA
- a CDS encoding LrgB family protein, translating to MTTPDPSLLSAPASAAISAGCFALTIALYFASKRLYAYRKTLFFSPLVLVPAVLVAFVALTGIPYAVYFRDTRWLMWLLGPATIAFAVPIYEYRALMKRHWFSLMVGVVVGITVAICGSLLLSKLLHLSPELQRSLVTRSVSTPFALAVSDKIHAPRDLTALFVIATGICGMLVGEFVLALVPLRSRLARGALFGAAAHAVGTAKAREIGSEEGVVSSLTMMIAGVAMVLIAPLLTLLPI from the coding sequence ATGACGACGCCCGATCCTTCGCTCCTTTCCGCGCCCGCGAGCGCCGCGATTTCCGCCGGCTGCTTCGCGCTGACGATCGCGCTCTATTTCGCGTCGAAGCGTCTCTACGCGTACCGCAAGACGCTGTTCTTCTCGCCGCTCGTGCTCGTGCCGGCCGTCCTCGTCGCGTTCGTCGCGCTGACGGGCATCCCGTACGCGGTCTACTTCCGCGACACGCGCTGGCTGATGTGGCTGCTCGGCCCGGCGACGATCGCGTTCGCCGTGCCGATCTACGAATACCGCGCGCTGATGAAGCGTCACTGGTTCTCGCTGATGGTCGGCGTCGTGGTCGGGATCACGGTCGCGATCTGCGGGTCGCTGCTGCTGTCGAAGCTGCTGCACCTGTCGCCCGAACTGCAGCGCAGCCTCGTCACGCGCTCGGTGTCGACGCCGTTCGCGCTCGCCGTGTCCGACAAGATCCATGCGCCGCGCGACCTCACCGCGCTCTTCGTGATCGCGACCGGAATCTGCGGGATGCTCGTCGGCGAGTTCGTGCTCGCGCTCGTGCCGCTGCGCTCGCGGCTCGCGCGCGGCGCCCTCTTCGGCGCGGCCGCGCACGCGGTCGGCACGGCGAAGGCGCGCGAGATCGGCAGCGAGGAAGGCGTCGTGTCGAGCCTCACGATGATGATCGCGGGCGTCGCGATGGTGCTGATCGCGCCGCTGCTGACGCTGCTGCCGATCTGA
- a CDS encoding CidA/LrgA family protein — protein sequence MTKLSATATAATYPAAPRARAGRAARIALQTAALGALWAAIDWTVRALGVPVPSGVVGLAVLLALLLSGRVAPGWVKDGANWLLSDMLLFFIPATVAAVQYGGLFKEDGWRLALVVVAGTTFVMLAVAVAVDVAAGFERRLAVMRVRAGRRRARA from the coding sequence ATGACCAAACTCTCGGCTACGGCTACGGCGGCGACCTATCCGGCAGCGCCGCGCGCGCGCGCCGGCCGCGCGGCCCGCATCGCGCTGCAGACCGCCGCGCTCGGCGCGCTGTGGGCGGCGATCGACTGGACGGTGCGGGCGCTCGGCGTGCCCGTGCCGTCCGGCGTGGTCGGCCTCGCGGTGCTGCTCGCGCTGCTGCTGTCGGGCCGCGTCGCGCCCGGCTGGGTGAAGGACGGCGCGAACTGGCTGCTGTCCGACATGCTGCTCTTCTTCATCCCGGCGACCGTCGCGGCGGTCCAGTACGGCGGGCTCTTCAAGGAGGACGGGTGGCGGCTCGCGCTCGTCGTCGTCGCCGGGACGACCTTCGTGATGCTCGCCGTCGCCGTCGCGGTCGACGTGGCGGCAGGCTTCGAGCGGCGCCTCGCGGTGATGCGCGTGCGCGCCGGCCGCCGCCGCGCGAGAGCCTGA
- a CDS encoding LysR family transcriptional regulator: MELRALRYFVEVVRQQSFTVAAEQMHVTQPTISKMVKSLEDEIGSPLLLRDGRQMVLTDAGRIVYQRGQDVLAAQAQLQAELNDLGTLGRGELTIGIPPLGGSLFTPAIAAFKQRYPKIELKLFEQGARMIEEALVAGELELGGVLEPVDPAVFDVLPMVRAPLWLVAHHGSRWDDDETVPLADLSDEPFVFYAESLALHDAVLDACRKVGFTPQIVSRSGHWDFMAALVHAGVGIALLPEPYCRRLDTTQFTCRPIVEPEITWAVAIGWLKKGYLSHAARAWLDVARETGPVDPGDDLAFGSLRAR, translated from the coding sequence ATGGAGCTGCGCGCGTTGCGTTATTTCGTCGAGGTGGTCAGGCAGCAGAGCTTCACCGTCGCGGCCGAGCAGATGCACGTCACGCAGCCGACGATCAGCAAGATGGTGAAGTCGCTCGAGGACGAAATCGGCTCGCCGCTCCTGCTGCGCGACGGTCGCCAGATGGTGCTGACGGATGCCGGCCGGATCGTGTACCAGCGCGGCCAGGATGTGCTCGCCGCGCAGGCGCAGTTGCAGGCCGAGCTGAACGATCTCGGCACGCTCGGGCGCGGCGAGCTGACGATCGGCATCCCGCCGCTCGGCGGCTCGCTGTTCACGCCGGCGATCGCCGCGTTCAAGCAACGCTATCCGAAGATCGAGCTGAAGCTGTTCGAGCAGGGTGCGCGGATGATCGAAGAGGCGCTCGTCGCGGGCGAGCTGGAGCTGGGCGGCGTGCTCGAGCCGGTCGATCCGGCCGTGTTCGACGTGCTGCCGATGGTGCGCGCGCCGCTTTGGCTCGTCGCGCACCACGGCTCCCGCTGGGACGACGACGAAACCGTGCCGCTCGCCGACCTTTCCGACGAGCCGTTCGTGTTCTACGCGGAAAGCCTCGCGCTGCACGACGCGGTGCTCGACGCATGCCGGAAGGTCGGCTTCACGCCGCAGATCGTGAGCCGCAGCGGCCACTGGGATTTCATGGCGGCGCTCGTGCATGCGGGCGTCGGCATCGCGCTGCTGCCCGAGCCTTATTGCCGTCGGCTCGACACCACGCAGTTCACGTGCCGGCCGATCGTCGAGCCGGAGATCACGTGGGCGGTCGCGATCGGCTGGCTGAAGAAGGGCTACCTGTCGCACGCGGCGCGCGCGTGGCTCGACGTCGCGCGCGAGACGGGCCCCGTCGATCCGGGCGACGATCTCGCGTTCGGCAGCCTGCGCGCGCGCTGA
- a CDS encoding DHA2 family efflux MFS transporter permease subunit yields the protein MAATAPASASPSAEPAPLSGGVLALLTVGLALGTFMEVLDTSIANVAVPTISGSLGVATSEGTWVISSYSVASAIAVPLTGWLARRVGEVRLFTLSVLAFTIASALCGLAENFESLIAFRLLQGLVSGPMVPLSQTILMRSYPPAKRGLALGLWAMTVIVAPIFGPVMGGWITDNYTWPWIFYINLPIGIFSAACAFFLLRGRETKTTKQRIDAIGLALLVIGVSCLQMMLDLGKDRDWFNSTFITALALIAVVSLAFMLVWESTEKEPVVDLSLFKDRNFALGAMIISFGFMAFFGSVVIFPLWLQTVMGYTAGLAGLATAPVGFLALVLSPLIGRNMQRLDLRMVASFAFVVFAVVSIWNSTFTLDVPFNHVILPRLVQGIGVACFFVPMTTITLSSIPDERLASASGLSNFLRTLSGAIGTAVSSTFWENDAIYHHARLAESVNIYAQSTVDYQGALARLGIAGQVSTAQINQIVTQQGFMMATNDFFYISALAFVALAALVWVTKPKKGVGPAMGH from the coding sequence ATGGCTGCGACGGCCCCCGCTTCCGCTTCCCCTTCCGCCGAACCGGCGCCGCTGTCGGGCGGCGTGCTTGCGCTGCTGACGGTCGGGCTCGCGCTCGGCACGTTCATGGAGGTGCTCGACACGTCGATCGCGAACGTCGCCGTGCCGACGATCTCCGGCAGCCTCGGCGTCGCGACGAGCGAAGGCACCTGGGTGATCTCGTCGTACTCGGTCGCGTCCGCGATCGCGGTGCCGCTGACCGGCTGGCTCGCGCGGCGGGTCGGCGAGGTCCGGCTCTTCACGCTGTCGGTGCTCGCGTTCACGATCGCGTCCGCGCTCTGCGGCCTCGCGGAGAACTTCGAATCGCTGATCGCGTTCCGGCTGCTGCAGGGCCTCGTGTCCGGCCCGATGGTGCCGCTGTCGCAGACGATCCTGATGCGCAGCTATCCGCCCGCGAAGCGCGGGCTCGCGCTCGGCCTATGGGCGATGACGGTGATCGTCGCGCCGATCTTCGGCCCGGTGATGGGCGGCTGGATCACCGACAACTACACGTGGCCGTGGATCTTCTACATCAACCTGCCGATCGGGATCTTCTCCGCCGCGTGCGCGTTCTTCCTGCTGCGCGGCCGCGAGACGAAGACGACCAAGCAGCGGATCGACGCGATCGGGCTCGCGCTGCTCGTGATCGGCGTGTCGTGCCTGCAGATGATGCTCGACCTCGGCAAGGACCGCGACTGGTTCAATTCCACGTTCATCACCGCACTCGCGCTGATCGCCGTCGTGTCGCTCGCGTTCATGCTCGTCTGGGAGTCGACCGAGAAGGAGCCGGTCGTCGATCTGTCGCTCTTCAAGGACCGCAATTTCGCGCTCGGCGCGATGATCATCTCGTTCGGCTTCATGGCGTTCTTCGGCTCGGTCGTGATCTTCCCGCTGTGGCTGCAGACCGTGATGGGCTACACGGCCGGCCTGGCCGGCCTCGCGACCGCGCCCGTCGGCTTCCTCGCGCTCGTGCTGTCGCCGCTCATCGGCCGCAACATGCAACGGCTCGACCTGCGGATGGTCGCGAGCTTCGCGTTCGTCGTGTTCGCCGTCGTGTCGATCTGGAATTCGACGTTCACGCTCGATGTGCCGTTCAACCACGTGATCCTGCCGCGGCTCGTGCAGGGGATCGGCGTCGCGTGCTTCTTCGTGCCGATGACGACGATCACGCTGTCGAGCATCCCCGACGAGCGGCTCGCGAGCGCGTCGGGGCTGTCGAATTTCCTGCGGACGCTGTCGGGCGCGATCGGCACCGCGGTCAGCTCGACGTTCTGGGAGAACGATGCGATCTATCACCACGCGCGCCTCGCGGAATCGGTGAACATCTATGCGCAGAGCACGGTCGACTACCAGGGCGCGCTCGCGCGGCTCGGCATCGCCGGCCAGGTATCGACCGCGCAGATCAACCAGATCGTCACGCAGCAGGGCTTCATGATGGCGACCAACGACTTCTTCTATATTTCGGCGCTCGCGTTCGTCGCGCTCGCGGCGCTCGTGTGGGTGACGAAGCCGAAGAAAGGCGTCGGGCCCGCGATGGGGCACTGA
- a CDS encoding MarR family winged helix-turn-helix transcriptional regulator, which translates to MTMSGLYDPEHIELESSLGYYLTKARQALVERLDRALGPLDLTAQQIGVILLLARGFARTPFELSRKMSYDSGSMTRMLDRLEKKGFVVRARSESDRRVIELALTERGAHAAQALPGLIATELNAQLEGFSPDELALLTDLLRRFIANAPGAADAACAAALRPDDE; encoded by the coding sequence TTGACGATGAGCGGCCTTTACGACCCGGAGCACATCGAGCTCGAATCGAGCCTCGGCTATTACCTGACGAAGGCGCGGCAGGCGCTCGTCGAGCGGCTGGATCGCGCGCTCGGCCCGCTCGACCTGACCGCGCAGCAGATCGGCGTGATCCTGCTGCTCGCGCGCGGCTTTGCGCGCACGCCGTTCGAGCTGTCGCGCAAGATGTCGTACGACAGCGGCTCGATGACGCGGATGCTCGACCGGCTCGAAAAGAAGGGCTTCGTCGTGCGCGCGCGCAGCGAATCGGACCGCCGCGTGATCGAGCTCGCGCTGACCGAGCGCGGCGCGCATGCCGCGCAGGCGCTGCCGGGCCTGATCGCGACCGAGCTGAACGCGCAGCTCGAAGGCTTTTCGCCCGACGAGCTCGCGCTCCTGACGGACCTGCTGCGGCGCTTCATCGCGAACGCGCCGGGCGCGGCCGATGCCGCGTGCGCGGCGGCGTTGCGGCCGGACGACGAATGA